The genomic window AAAGATCGGTTTTAAAATTCCCGGTTTTCAGCATTACCCCATCACATTTTTCAATTTCTTCGATCATTTTTGAAGTGGATAAGAACCCGGTTTGGTTGGAATGGGAGTAGGTATGATTGCCGATGGTATGGCCTTCCGAAATAATCCGTTGAAAAGTTTCGGGGTATTTTTCAATCTGTTTCCCGATGCAGAAAAAAGTAGCTTTTATATTATTTTCCTGTAAAAGATCTAAAAATTTCGGAGTAAATTCAGTCGGGCCGTCATCGAAAGTCAGTGCAACCTCTTTTATTTTAGTCTTTTTGTGGGTAATGCTATTAACAAAATATCCCAGGCCGATGTCAAAAGAACCCCAGACAACTATTGCGGAAAACATCAGAAAACAAAACAGATATACCCAGAACGTACCCTGAAACGCGTAGATAAAAGCGTTGCAGAAGAGGTAAAAAAGAATAAATAAATAGTGTTTCATTATATTTCTTCGTTATCAATATTTAGTTTATCAATATTTTCTTTAACCAGTTGCTCTAATTGATATGTTGCAACACCTAGTGGTTTTTCTAAGCCACGCATTGCATATTCTACTTTTACATTGCTTTTTGAGGCACAGAGCAACAAACCGATAGTAGGTTCATCAGTCTGTGTTTTCAGCTTATCATCAACAGCACTGATGTAAAAATTAAGCTTAGAAATATACTCCGGTAGAAACTCTCCAGCTTTAAGCTCAATGACAACATAAGCATGAAGTACCGTATGATAAAAAAGTAAATCTATTTTGTAATCTGTATGATCTACTTCAATTGAGTATTGCCGTCCAATAAAGGCGAATCCTTTACCGAGTTCAAGAAGGAAATCAGTGATTTTCTTGGTCAGCAGTTTTTCTATTTCTATCTCTTTTACCTTTGCAGAAAGCATTAAAAAGTCAAAGTGATAGGGATCTTTGAAAATGCTTTTAGCAAGATCAGACTGATATTCGGGTAATGTCTGCTCAAAATTATTTAGTGCTTTTCCGCTTCTTGAATAAAGATCAGATTGTATCTGCAAGAGCATTATGTTTCTACTCCATTCGTTTTTAGCGGTTTCAGAAATGTAAAAGGCTCTTTCCGCAATATCTTTTACTTTGGTTAGCAGGCTGATATGATGATACCATGTAATTTGTGCAAGTGGCACTTGCATAAAATGATTTTCTTTTTGTGCAAGCGGCACCTGCACAATTGGAAAATGTGGGTAGGCTTCTGCAAAAGACCGCATATATTTTAAATTACGTACAGAAAAACCTTTATTGCCGGGAAAGTTTTCAGCGAGATTATCGGCTAAGAGATCAATAATTTTGCTTCCCCATTTTTTTTGTTTTTGCTGTTTAATAATCGAATTCCCTATCTCCCAGTATAAGGTTAGCAGTTCTGCATTGATTTTGAATGCTGTTTTTGTTTGGGCTGCTTTTATTTTATTTGAAATGAATTCAGACCAATTTTTAAAATCGTTGTTATGGATCACTTTGTCTTTCATAAATTTCAATGATAAAAGTTAAGCCTTTTCCAGCAAAACCAGGCTATGGTCATTCCCGAGAAGATGATTGTACAGCAAAATATTTTTAATGCGCTCTTTCTTGACTTGATTAATTAACATCACTTCCGGAATTTCCTGATTTTTCAGGGTGTGGCACGCAATAAACGTTGAAAAGCCGCTTGCCGTATTGAATTCACCGCTCAGGTGTTTGTAGTAAAGCAAAGATGAATCCGTAAACAGGTCCATTGCTTTTGTATAATAAGCATCGGATTTTGCATCACCGCTGAAGCCCAAGATCACCGCATCAATATCATTAAAAGCCAAATTATTTTTGGCTAAAAACTTTTCAATAAACTGTTTTATTTCATCAGGATTTACTGTGTTGCTGATCTGTATGTCTTTTAGTTGAGCGTAGGTACTGTCTTTTTTATCTTTACCCAATACAAAAAAACTGGCACCTTCTCCCCAGGCTACTCCTTCTGTAGTGGAATGCAGGTAATCTACAGGAAAATGCTCATTCTTTTTGATGGTTTTGTTCAGCTCATACAGGTTCATGGTTCTTTCGGTCTGCTCATCAGTAGAACCTACCAACACATGTTCCGCCTCATCATCGATGATCTGAAGTTTTGCATCCAGCATTGAAAATTCCAAAGAGGAAGACGTATTTACGTAGGTGAAATTATAAGCGTGGCACTGCAGGCCTAAGGCAATCTGTCCGGCAACCGTATTGTGGGTGGACTGGATAAAATAAGTGGGGGTAAGAAATTCTTCGTTATTATCCAGGACATTCTTTAGAAACTTTTCAGAATCCTGGGAACAGCCCATTCCGGTCCCTACGATAATAGCATCCGGATTTTCGATTCCAGCTTCTTTTAATGCATAATGGGAAGCGACGGAGCTCATTTTTACCGTTTTAGACATTCTGCGGATCATTGCCGGTGGGATAAATTCTTTGTAAACCGGTTCAATGGCTTTCAGAACCTGGCCTGAGTTTACTGCCTGAAGATTTTGGAAGAAATCTTCATTTAGGGTATCCTGTGCTGAAATACAGGCTGCACTGTTGATGTAGACGGCACTCATGATTTTGAGAAAATTAAAGTTGAACAATTTCCTCCGAATCCGAATGAATTGGAAAGGACGTGATCTATATTTTTTTCCTTGAGTTCCGTAACAGGAATAAGGTCAAACTCTTCCATTTTGGTTTTGAAATTCAGGTTGGGAAAAATCAGGTTGTTTTGAATGGCCAGTAATGAGTAAACAGCTTCAATACCTGCCGCCGCCGCCAAGGTATGTCCTGTG from Chryseobacterium sp. SORGH_AS_0447 includes these protein-coding regions:
- a CDS encoding polysaccharide deacetylase family protein codes for the protein MKHYLFILFYLFCNAFIYAFQGTFWVYLFCFLMFSAIVVWGSFDIGLGYFVNSITHKKTKIKEVALTFDDGPTEFTPKFLDLLQENNIKATFFCIGKQIEKYPETFQRIISEGHTIGNHTYSHSNQTGFLSTSKMIEEIEKCDGVMLKTGNFKTDLYRPPFGVTNPNIAKAINKTGKKSVGWNVRSLDTITEDENKIYRKVAKGLQKGSIILLHDTSEKTYNVLVNLLVFLEREKYSTFTIE
- a CDS encoding YhcG family protein, yielding MKDKVIHNNDFKNWSEFISNKIKAAQTKTAFKINAELLTLYWEIGNSIIKQQKQKKWGSKIIDLLADNLAENFPGNKGFSVRNLKYMRSFAEAYPHFPIVQVPLAQKENHFMQVPLAQITWYHHISLLTKVKDIAERAFYISETAKNEWSRNIMLLQIQSDLYSRSGKALNNFEQTLPEYQSDLAKSIFKDPYHFDFLMLSAKVKEIEIEKLLTKKITDFLLELGKGFAFIGRQYSIEVDHTDYKIDLLFYHTVLHAYVVIELKAGEFLPEYISKLNFYISAVDDKLKTQTDEPTIGLLLCASKSNVKVEYAMRGLEKPLGVATYQLEQLVKENIDKLNIDNEEI
- a CDS encoding beta-ketoacyl synthase N-terminal-like domain-containing protein, with the protein product MSAVYINSAACISAQDTLNEDFFQNLQAVNSGQVLKAIEPVYKEFIPPAMIRRMSKTVKMSSVASHYALKEAGIENPDAIIVGTGMGCSQDSEKFLKNVLDNNEEFLTPTYFIQSTHNTVAGQIALGLQCHAYNFTYVNTSSSLEFSMLDAKLQIIDDEAEHVLVGSTDEQTERTMNLYELNKTIKKNEHFPVDYLHSTTEGVAWGEGASFFVLGKDKKDSTYAQLKDIQISNTVNPDEIKQFIEKFLAKNNLAFNDIDAVILGFSGDAKSDAYYTKAMDLFTDSSLLYYKHLSGEFNTASGFSTFIACHTLKNQEIPEVMLINQVKKERIKNILLYNHLLGNDHSLVLLEKA